GAAAGCCCCTATCTGCTAAGACATCGTCCTTGGGCTCCAGTAGTTTTAAGAAACCAGATTCCATAGTTATTTGTTTGTCCGATACCCACCCACCCCAACCAGGAGACAGAAAAGAAATTGCCCCTGCTGGAGTGATGGCAATTAAATATTTGATTGTGTTGTGGTGTTTAAAATTTGACCATGTCTGTACCCTTGCTGTCAAATTACTGGGTCTGGCTATAAAAAATTTCAGTACAATCTATGATGCACCGACATCTTTTAAGTTACGCTTGAAGATTTTAGGCATATTTTTAAGTACGGCTCCCTTGCTTGGCCACTTAATGAGCGGCTTGAGAATAATGGCCATGGCAGGTATCCAGCTTGTACAAATATTTGATATGGTGGTTTTGGATATATTGAACCTAAAAGCCAAGTCAATGTTACTTAAGCCTAACCGTAATTTCATTAGGACAATCAATAAGTGGTCCTCCTTACTAATTTTCTGGCTTACTCTCTCTACACTATCTGATATTATTGTTAGCAGCCACTGAAACAGAGCAGATGTTAGTCCTGTGAAAAAAATTAGTTTTGCTATGTTGGACTTAACGTTTGCATAGGAAAACGTCAATCTTTCCAGCTCCTCTTTAAGCTTTTGATTCTCAGTCTGCAGTTTGCCGAAGTCCTGCTGCAGGTTGACATATTCCTCTTGAAGTTGATGGTGCCTCATGTTGAGATCATCATATTCTTTCCTTGGAACTGGGGATGTCTTCTTGTGCTTGAAAATAAAAGGGAACAGTTagagtctggaaaaaaaaaaaaaaaaagtacaaaatggAGTATTTGATCCCATAAAAGAGGGACATACTACTTTGTACTCTCTGTACTGTTCTTGATCTGTGATTGGTCCTAACTTATTAGTCTTGTTATGAATCTGGGGATGTGGGTCAGAAAAATATGCTGTCTTGAATATGGCAGAATGTAGGACATCTTAGTATTTAAGAGATACTCCTGACATAATTTACTTTATCTGGCATAATATATACTGCCAAATGTACTAAAATGTTTCTAGATTACTATGATGATAGCAATCTAGAGACATTTTAGTACAGATTACTATGATGATAGTAATCTAGAGACAATCTAGATAATAGTAGTAAGTAATCTAGATAGATGACTAGATGAAGTTGGACAAAAGGAGTGTACAACCAACTGATTGAATACATCTTTTGCTAAACAATAGGTTACAGTAATTCCAAACCATTTTAAGAAAAGGAATTCTAAATTTAATTCATTAACTTTCTTGGAATTACACAACCATTAGGTCCCTCACAATCAGTTAGTTATATGAAAAATAAGTTATTACCATTGCAGTGTTCCATGCTGGATTCTCCTGGTTCTTCTGGAGTGTCATGGGGACCAATTTGAACTGGTGGCTTGTTTGCCCTGTCATCTCTCCTCCTTTTCCAATGGTACCTAAAATAATGacagtgacaaagtaaaaacTAATGTTCGGTATAAACACATAGCATGCAATAAAAACTCATGACAtgcaatcagtgttgccacagttactttgaaaaagtaatccaattactgattactccttgaaaaagtaacttagttactttactgattactcaattgtaaaagtaactaagttagattactagttacttttttagttactttccccagctgccgacaacaacccacgtcaacatgacaatgatacctgttttgccaaaactcactttagtcaccctttcttgacttcaatgaaaataaatacttgttttataaaaagtaaaataaagacctctttcttgacctcatatttaactgttgacagcactgtaacagtaaaacttgccatttcaaacctacattgtttataaatgtaactattaaattctaacatttttctaacatttaaattctctctaaacattttacttgtcgaaattattttaagcaattttagtagttgtagtaaaaaacggcttcaaaactggacctttaatctaggggtgttgtgaggggggcacatccctgccccacgtccccattccatctggattcgcccctgctttgacgtttgagcacaaagaatggataacatttatttatgcagaaaacaggaccagaattacaggtaagaaagttttattgcgttttcacatcatgtggtcctcagaaagagagtttaggtgcatttgagtggaaaatagtgttagttgttgacgcgtcgcggaggatcagctgttttaacgtgcagatacggagcagctcagctcagaattct
The sequence above is drawn from the Thalassophryne amazonica chromosome 4, fThaAma1.1, whole genome shotgun sequence genome and encodes:
- the LOC117508793 gene encoding uncharacterized protein LOC117508793, with protein sequence MTGQTSHQFKLVPMTLQKNQENPAWNTAMHKKTSPVPRKEYDDLNMRHHQLQEEYVNLQQDFGKLQTENQKLKEELERLTFSYANVKSNIAKLIFFTGLTSALFQWLLTIISDSVERVSQKISKEDHLLIVLMKLRLGLSNIDLAFRFNISKTTISNICTSWIPAMAIILKPLIKWPSKGAVLKNMPKIFKRNLKDVGAS